CCTTTTTTGTACTACTACTACCGGTAATCATATTCGCCGGTGTCTTCGATAGTCCGTTCACGTACAACAACGTAATGCCCGTTTCCCGTGCCTGGCGTTGGTCTCAGCAGATTGAAAGCTATGCTGAAGGAAGCGAGTGGATCCCAGAAATGAGGGTTCGTCCATTTTATAATTCAAACAATACCGCTCAGATTGATTCCATGCACATGGATAGCTGGGAAGAGAGTATTGGGGATTGGATTCCCAACGTAATGGTTTCATATATAAGCTATAATAATGCGGGACGTATTACTCAGAATGAAATCCGTATGAATGTACAGGGTATGTTATTTCCGATCCTGAAACTTACGGCCACATTTGATAACCAGAACCGCATAACCCACATGTATATGTACAGAACTGAGATGGGGCTCAGAGTCTGGATTCCCATGAGCCGCATACATCTGGTATATCTGAACGGGGGCTGTGTAGAAGTTTATGGCTGGGAAGAAGCTGAACAATATGATCGTCAATCACCTTATTTCCATACTACCTTTGTTTGTGATGAAAATGGAAGAGTTATGGAAGAACATAGTGTGTCGTCTGCGGATTCAGTCAATTGGGTAACGAATAATAAGCAACTGTATCAGTATCATGCCCAGGATACAACCACTGGTCCCGAGTTCATTGAATATATGTCTCAGTCTTTACCAATCATGATGATGAACGATAACAACTTCATGTTGCCGGGGTTGATAACTCAATTGGATATATTCTATTGGGACGGTGGGCAGTGGATACCGGAAAACCACGAGGAAATCACTTATAACTCCCAACTGCAAAAAATTATGCACAATGTGGAATACTACGATAACCAAAATTGGTACACAGAACATAGGATAAACTATTTCTACGACGATAACGGCAATCTAAGCTACGAAATTGAGCAAGTTCCCATGTACGATACTTTGACAGATACCAGTAGAATGGATTACTCTTGGGAGCAGTATGGCACAAGTGTCGAAGATCTGATCTCTGTTCCCAATCTGGTATTGAACGCTTATC
The nucleotide sequence above comes from Candidatus Cloacimonadota bacterium. Encoded proteins:
- a CDS encoding T9SS type A sorting domain-containing protein; translated protein: MKKIITPFFVLLLPVIIFAGVFDSPFTYNNVMPVSRAWRWSQQIESYAEGSEWIPEMRVRPFYNSNNTAQIDSMHMDSWEESIGDWIPNVMVSYISYNNAGRITQNEIRMNVQGMLFPILKLTATFDNQNRITHMYMYRTEMGLRVWIPMSRIHLVYLNGGCVEVYGWEEAEQYDRQSPYFHTTFVCDENGRVMEEHSVSSADSVNWVTNNKQLYQYHAQDTTTGPEFIEYMSQSLPIMMMNDNNFMLPGLITQLDIFYWDGGQWIPENHEEITYNSQLQKIMHNVEYYDNQNWYTEHRINYFYDDNGNLSYEIEQVPMYDTLTDTSRMDYSWEQYGTSVEDLISVPNLVLNAYPSPFRNEVNLVTESKDASPIDIGIYNLRGQLIRKYSSKPGQVVVWNGTDKSGKTCPTGIYFLKVNQNGNTVSSKLIKIK